In Desulfofundulus kuznetsovii DSM 6115, the following are encoded in one genomic region:
- the aroF gene encoding 3-deoxy-7-phosphoheptulonate synthase, with amino-acid sequence MPAYELAGREHQPQNTVIDLKTCRLGDGQVVIIAGPCAVESEEQMLGLARTLKEMGVHILRGGAFKPRTSPYSFQGLGEEGLRILARARDLTGLPVVTEVTDVRYLDLVLKYTDILQIGSRNMQNFDLLREAGRVQHPVLLKRGFAATIEEWLLAAEYILAGGNHKVILCERGIRTFETYTRNTLDINAIPAVKELSHLPVIADPSHGTGRRSLVAPVAKAAVAAGADGLMLEVHPCPQEALSDGSQSLFPEQLGRLMAELRPLAESLGRRLS; translated from the coding sequence TGGCCGGGAACACCAGCCGCAAAACACGGTGATTGATCTGAAAACCTGCCGCCTCGGGGACGGTCAGGTGGTAATTATTGCCGGTCCCTGCGCCGTAGAGAGTGAGGAGCAGATGCTGGGGCTGGCCCGGACCCTCAAGGAGATGGGGGTACATATCTTAAGGGGCGGAGCCTTTAAACCCCGCACCTCTCCCTATTCCTTCCAGGGACTGGGAGAAGAAGGTTTGCGTATTCTGGCCCGGGCCCGGGATTTGACGGGTTTGCCCGTGGTCACCGAGGTCACCGACGTGCGCTACCTGGACCTGGTTTTGAAATATACCGATATTCTCCAAATTGGCAGCCGCAACATGCAGAACTTTGACCTGTTGCGGGAAGCCGGGCGGGTTCAGCATCCCGTGCTGCTTAAAAGAGGGTTCGCCGCCACCATCGAGGAGTGGCTGCTGGCCGCGGAATATATTCTGGCCGGGGGCAACCATAAAGTGATCCTGTGCGAGCGGGGCATCCGCACCTTTGAAACCTATACCCGGAACACCCTGGATATAAACGCCATCCCTGCCGTTAAGGAGCTTTCCCACCTGCCTGTAATTGCCGATCCCAGCCACGGCACGGGACGCCGCTCCCTGGTGGCCCCGGTGGCCAAAGCGGCGGTAGCGGCGGGAGCCGACGGATTGATGCTGGAAGTTCACCCCTGCCCTCAAGAGGCCCTTTCCGACGGTTCCCAGTCCCTGTTCCCCGAACAACTGGGGCGGCTAATGGCAGAACTGCGCCCCCTGGCTGAAAGCCTCGGACGCAGGCTGTCCTAA